TGATAAGCAATTGAGAGATGCTGGAAGTGAGAATGATCTAGGCTCTTGCAAGCCCGAAGACAAAGTGAATGGGAAGCCAATCGTTCCCTGTGGTTTGATAGCGTGGAGTCTGTTTAATGATACTTATAACTTCACCCGTAACAAGAAGCAAGTCGCTGTGAACAAGATCGGTATCTCATGGAAGAGTGACCGGGAACACAAATTTGGCAAGAATGTATTTCCCAAGAACTTTCAGAATGGTACTCTGAAAGGAGGGAAAACCCTCAATGAATCCATACCAGTGAGTCAAAACATCCTGTTTTTATCTTAAATCTCTTTACATATATGAGCTAAGGTGCTTTGTTCTTGATATTAGAACTCAGGAAACGACTGTTGCCATTGcaaacataaaagaaacagAGTTGATGTGGATCGGTTGCCTGACCGTGTTTTTTGTATTATGCATAACAGTTGAGTCAGCAGGAGGACCTTATTGTGTGGATGCGAACTGCTGCACTTCCCACATTTAGAAAGTTGTATGGAAAGATAGAAGTGGATCTTGAGAAAGATGATGTAATAGATGTGGTTTTGGAGAACAATTACAACACATACAGTTTTAACGGCAAGAAAAAGCTTGTGCTCTCTACAACTAGCTGGCTTGGTGGGAAGAATGACTTTCTTGGCATTGCTTATCTTACTGTCGGTGGGTTATGCTTCTTTTTGGCAATGGCTTTCACAATCGTCTATCTTGTTAAGCCAAGGTAATTACCAGAAACCCCATTTGAACTGAACTCttgttcataatttcaaattttaggaTGTTTATGATCTGAGAAAATTGGACAAGTTGTTTGAAATTACACGGCATGATGTATTTGCTTGTCTCATTAGTTCATTGATCATGCAAaactagaaagaaaatttcgatgctataaattttaacattttctaaTAACAATTTCAGGCGACTTGGGGACCCATCATATCTGTCATGGAATAGAAACCCGAGCGGGCACTGAAGCAGGAGCTGCTAGAACACGGTttgttgtaattttatttgtaattttattttgatgtgAGCATATAAGAAACAAGGGCAGGGCAGTGTGTATGACAGATTGTTGTAATGGAACTTctactttcctttttatatGAAGATGTGGCTCTGACGATAGTGTAACTTCAAATGCAGTATCTCATCTCCTTGTGTTAAATGGCTTGTCTCTTTTGATCAATGGTAGATACATTTATAACTTCATAAAGTTTAGAGCACACGTAGAAGGATATTAGAAAGATATGCACCCTCTGGGTAAGTAGGGTCAATGGGGTGATCACATGCTGCTCCTGCTTGTCGTAGGACcgtgattttctttttggccaTTGATGCTGCACCCTGTTTAAATGAAAGGGGCAGTACAAACCAGTTTAGTTTCCTTAAACAAGCTGAATAGATTCTTTTCGTACATGACacaatagatattatcctaaATAACTCTTCATATAGTTTAAGTCAAGATGATGAGGCATAGAAACTACATAATTACCAAACAATGTTTCTAAGTCATTGAAATAAGCAATAGtaatgatttattttcatgGTTGGTGGGGGTGGAACTGGACTTGCCTGGAGTGTTTGCAGGAACATCCCACTCTGAGTCATTGCTCCAGAGCATGAACAAGTCATGAGAAGACCACCTTTCTTTGTGAGTTGCATTGCTAAGGAATTCAAAGTCCTGTACATGCCTGATGCAGTTTGTAGAACCTACTAAGCTTTAGTTAGTAGGATGATGAAGCAAACAAATTCTTAATAATACACTTGGTCGTTTAGAGACAAGCAGCCAATGAAAATTAACAAACTTGATACTTTCAAGACAAGCCCAGGATGATTTATTGAACAATTTGATCTATCATCTTAAAATCCACGACTTCCTGACGTTTAAAAACCACACACACCAAATAGTTAATAGGAT
The Cucurbita pepo subsp. pepo cultivar mu-cu-16 chromosome LG16, ASM280686v2, whole genome shotgun sequence genome window above contains:
- the LOC111777009 gene encoding ALA-interacting subunit 3-like, which codes for MNSNTASSSGGSGSNDSSSSKRNSKRPKYSRFTQQELPACKPILTPRWVISVFMLVSIIFVPIGVASLFASRDVVEIIDRYETECVPERFRNDKVGFIQSTAIKICRRNITVPKRMKQPIYVYYQLDNFYQNHRRYVQSRSDKQLRDAGSENDLGSCKPEDKVNGKPIVPCGLIAWSLFNDTYNFTRNKKQVAVNKIGISWKSDREHKFGKNVFPKNFQNGTLKGGKTLNESIPLSQQEDLIVWMRTAALPTFRKLYGKIEVDLEKDDVIDVVLENNYNTYSFNGKKKLVLSTTSWLGGKNDFLGIAYLTVGGLCFFLAMAFTIVYLVKPRRLGDPSYLSWNRNPSGH